A section of the Ornithinimicrobium sufpigmenti genome encodes:
- a CDS encoding DEAD/DEAH box helicase: MSAAPAPDRPTAAPPTTPEGGFDPHRALAHLARGPRGERLVHVRTLPARQGRTHPWPDWVAPEVVAAFEGGGVSALWEHQETVARLAREGEHVLVATGTASGKSVGYLLPVLTAISEGTSALGGRGATALYLAPTKALGADQAARLHTLAVPGVRVATLDGDTPTEERRWIRDHAHYVLTNPDLVHHTLLPGHERWRAFLRSLRYVVVDECHVYRGVFGAHVSAVLRRLLRVAARYGAQPTVVLASATVAEPAELGQALLGQPVTAVTQDASPRAETVVALWSPPEDEEGQRRSTLGETASLLTDLVRADVQTVAFARSRLGVESVASRTREALEGSVGGGGSGGPRVAAYRGGYLPEERRELEGALRDRSVMGLAATSALELGIDIAGLDAVVMAGWPGTRASFWQQVGRAGRRGAASLAVLVAADDPLDAYLLSHPELVFDAPVESCVLDPENPYVLGPHLAAAAAELPLTEEDVRWFGPSVPALAEQLVVGGLLRHRPTGWYWCRPDRPTDHLQLRDAGHTVQIVDSRSGRVLGTVDDARALTTVHEGAVYVHQGQPHVVTELDLESGVALVVAGDPGWGTRACSQSSFAIRQVDEEQVWGAATVCRGRVEVTTRVTAFQRLLPDGTVIGTHPLALPERSLTTQAVWWTLPVEELALAGVGEDDIPGALHAAEHASIGMLPLLATCDRWDLGGVSTPAHPDTGLPTVMVYDGHPGGAGFSRRGFDVAQTWLAATRDMVRQCRCRSGCPACVQSPKCGSGNDPLDRAGADAVLDHLLSERIVRVPTG, encoded by the coding sequence ATGTCTGCAGCACCTGCCCCGGACCGGCCGACGGCCGCTCCGCCCACCACGCCCGAGGGCGGGTTCGACCCCCACCGGGCGCTGGCCCACCTTGCCCGCGGGCCGAGGGGCGAGCGGCTGGTGCACGTGCGCACGCTGCCCGCCCGCCAGGGCCGGACCCACCCGTGGCCGGACTGGGTCGCACCCGAGGTGGTGGCCGCGTTCGAGGGTGGTGGGGTCAGCGCCCTGTGGGAGCACCAGGAGACCGTGGCCCGGCTGGCCCGGGAGGGCGAGCACGTCCTGGTGGCGACCGGCACGGCCTCGGGCAAGTCCGTCGGCTACCTGCTGCCGGTGCTCACGGCGATCAGCGAAGGCACCTCCGCACTGGGCGGGCGCGGCGCGACGGCGCTCTACCTGGCCCCCACCAAGGCGTTGGGCGCCGACCAGGCGGCACGACTGCATACCCTCGCGGTCCCGGGTGTGCGGGTCGCCACCCTGGACGGCGACACCCCCACCGAGGAACGGCGCTGGATCCGCGACCACGCGCACTACGTGCTCACCAACCCCGACCTGGTGCACCACACGCTGCTGCCCGGTCACGAGCGGTGGCGCGCCTTCCTGCGCTCGCTGCGCTACGTCGTGGTCGACGAGTGCCACGTCTACCGCGGGGTGTTCGGGGCCCACGTGTCCGCGGTCCTGCGCCGGCTGCTGCGGGTGGCCGCGCGGTATGGCGCGCAGCCCACCGTGGTCCTGGCCTCCGCGACCGTCGCCGAGCCGGCCGAGCTAGGCCAGGCGCTGCTCGGGCAGCCGGTGACGGCGGTGACCCAGGACGCCTCCCCGCGCGCCGAGACCGTGGTCGCGCTGTGGTCCCCGCCGGAGGACGAGGAGGGGCAGCGCCGCAGCACCCTGGGAGAGACCGCCTCGCTGCTCACCGACCTGGTGCGCGCCGACGTCCAGACGGTGGCCTTCGCCCGCTCCCGGCTGGGGGTGGAGTCCGTGGCCTCCCGCACCCGGGAGGCGCTGGAGGGCAGCGTGGGAGGCGGCGGGTCCGGCGGTCCGCGGGTGGCCGCCTACCGCGGCGGGTACCTCCCGGAGGAGCGCCGCGAGCTGGAGGGCGCGCTCCGGGACCGTTCGGTGATGGGTCTGGCGGCCACCAGCGCGCTGGAGCTCGGCATCGACATCGCCGGGCTGGACGCCGTGGTGATGGCCGGCTGGCCGGGCACGCGCGCCTCCTTCTGGCAGCAGGTCGGTCGCGCCGGCCGCCGGGGAGCGGCCTCCCTGGCCGTGCTGGTGGCCGCGGACGACCCGCTCGACGCCTACCTGCTCAGCCATCCCGAGCTGGTCTTCGACGCCCCCGTGGAGAGCTGCGTCCTGGACCCGGAGAACCCCTACGTCCTGGGTCCGCACCTCGCGGCCGCGGCGGCGGAGCTGCCGTTGACGGAGGAGGACGTGCGCTGGTTCGGCCCCAGCGTGCCGGCCCTCGCGGAGCAGCTGGTCGTCGGTGGGCTGCTGCGGCACCGCCCCACCGGCTGGTACTGGTGCCGGCCGGACCGGCCCACGGACCACCTGCAGCTGCGGGACGCCGGCCACACGGTGCAGATCGTCGACTCCCGCAGCGGCCGGGTGCTGGGCACCGTCGACGACGCCCGTGCGCTGACCACGGTGCACGAGGGGGCGGTCTACGTCCACCAGGGGCAGCCGCACGTGGTCACCGAGCTGGACCTGGAGTCCGGGGTCGCCCTGGTCGTGGCCGGCGATCCCGGCTGGGGCACCCGGGCCTGCAGCCAGAGCTCCTTCGCGATCCGGCAGGTGGACGAGGAGCAGGTCTGGGGCGCGGCGACCGTCTGCCGCGGACGGGTCGAGGTGACCACCCGGGTCACCGCGTTCCAGCGCCTCCTGCCCGACGGCACCGTGATCGGCACCCACCCCCTGGCCCTGCCGGAGCGCTCGCTGACCACCCAGGCGGTCTGGTGGACGCTGCCGGTCGAGGAGCTGGCGCTGGCCGGCGTCGGGGAGGACGACATACCGGGCGCGTTGCATGCCGCGGAGCACGCCTCCATCGGGATGCTGCCCCTGCTCGCCACCTGCGACCGGTGGGACCTCGGCGGCGTCTCCACACCCGCCCACCCGGACACGGGCCTGCCGACGGTGATGGTCTACGACGGGCACCCTGGCGGGGCCGGGTTCTCACGCAGAGGTTTCGACGTCGCCCAGACCTGGCTGGCAGCCACCCGGGACATGGTCAGGCAGTGCCGCTGCCGTTCGGGTTGCCCGGCCTGCGTGCAGTCGCCGAAGTGCGGGAGCGGCAACGACCCCCTCGACCGCGCGGGGGCGGACGCGGTGCTGGACCACCTGCTCAGCGAGCGGATCGTGCGCGTCCCTACGGGTTGA
- a CDS encoding sodium-translocating pyrophosphatase: MVPLRAAASDLSLSGTDTSIVVVVLAIALVALVFGFMFRKQVLATPTGTDSMREIGAAVQEGASAYLARMFKTLGIFAVVAFLLLLVLPADDMFVRIGRSVAFFFGAGFSAFIGWLGMNLATAANMRVAEAARHGDRDQGMRIAFRTGGTVGMATVGLGLLGAAMVVLVFQGDAPTVLEGFGFGAALLAMFMRVGGGIFTKAADVGADLVGKIEAGIPEDDPRNAATIADNVGDNVGDCAGMAADLFESYAVTLVAALILGTAALGANGGLTFPLIIPAIGVLTAIMGVYITKARPGQNALQAINQSFYISAAVAAVASGIAAFVFLPTDSAELTGGETSGTVTGGALALLGDTSDLDFNPALGSAAAVVIGIVLAAFILWLTGYFTGTESKPTNDVARTSLTGPATVILSGIGIGLESAVYTAVTIAAAIFGLFLLADGSLIVALFYVAVAGCGLLTTVGVIVAMDTFGPVSDNAQGIAEMSGDVDEEGAQILTELDAVGNTTKAITKGIAITTAVLAATALFGAYWQSISDTMGDVATDEANADVFQSFLIIDPRALAGVLIGGAAVFLFSGLAINAVTRAAGAIVFEVRRQFREKPGIMDYSEKPDYARVVDICTRDSLRELTTPGLLAVFAPIAVGFGLGVGALAGYLAGAIGTGVLMAVFLANSGGAWDNAKKIVEDGQYGGKGTEAHAATVIGDTVGDPFKDTAGPSINPLIKVMNLVALLIAPAIVSLTYGEDSNDLIRWGIALVSILVIVGAVVVSKRRDIAIGEAPDEAHILTESK, translated from the coding sequence ATGGTCCCACTCCGAGCAGCCGCGAGCGATCTGTCGCTCTCGGGAACCGATACCTCGATCGTGGTCGTGGTGCTCGCCATCGCCCTCGTCGCGCTGGTCTTCGGCTTCATGTTCCGCAAGCAGGTGCTGGCGACCCCGACGGGGACCGACAGCATGCGCGAGATCGGCGCCGCGGTGCAGGAGGGGGCCTCGGCCTACCTGGCGCGCATGTTCAAGACGCTGGGCATCTTCGCCGTCGTCGCCTTCCTGCTGCTGCTGGTGCTGCCCGCCGACGACATGTTCGTCCGGATCGGGCGGTCGGTCGCCTTCTTCTTCGGCGCCGGCTTCTCCGCCTTCATCGGCTGGCTGGGCATGAACCTCGCGACCGCCGCCAACATGCGGGTCGCCGAGGCCGCCCGCCACGGCGACCGTGACCAGGGCATGCGCATCGCCTTCCGGACCGGTGGCACGGTGGGTATGGCGACCGTCGGGCTCGGCCTGCTGGGCGCCGCCATGGTGGTGCTGGTCTTCCAGGGCGACGCTCCGACGGTGCTCGAGGGCTTCGGCTTCGGCGCCGCGCTCCTGGCCATGTTCATGCGGGTCGGTGGCGGCATCTTCACCAAGGCCGCCGACGTCGGTGCGGACCTGGTCGGCAAGATCGAGGCCGGCATCCCCGAGGACGACCCGCGCAACGCCGCGACCATCGCCGACAACGTCGGTGACAACGTCGGTGACTGCGCGGGCATGGCCGCGGACCTGTTCGAGTCGTACGCCGTCACCCTGGTCGCCGCCCTCATCCTGGGCACCGCCGCGCTCGGCGCCAACGGTGGCCTGACCTTCCCCCTGATCATCCCGGCGATCGGGGTGCTCACCGCGATCATGGGCGTCTACATCACCAAGGCCCGCCCGGGACAGAACGCCCTGCAGGCGATCAACCAGTCCTTCTACATCTCGGCGGCCGTGGCGGCCGTCGCCTCCGGCATCGCGGCCTTCGTCTTCCTGCCCACCGACTCCGCGGAGCTCACCGGCGGAGAGACGTCGGGCACCGTCACCGGCGGGGCCCTGGCCCTGCTGGGCGACACGTCCGACCTGGACTTCAACCCGGCGCTGGGCTCCGCGGCCGCCGTGGTGATCGGCATCGTGCTCGCCGCCTTCATCCTGTGGCTGACCGGCTACTTCACCGGCACCGAGTCCAAGCCCACCAACGACGTGGCCCGCACCTCGCTCACCGGTCCGGCCACCGTCATCCTGTCCGGGATCGGCATCGGTCTGGAGTCCGCGGTCTACACCGCCGTCACCATCGCCGCGGCCATCTTCGGTCTCTTCCTGCTGGCCGACGGCTCGCTGATCGTCGCCCTGTTCTACGTCGCCGTCGCCGGTTGCGGCCTGCTGACCACGGTCGGCGTCATCGTCGCGATGGACACCTTCGGCCCGGTCTCCGACAACGCGCAGGGCATCGCCGAGATGTCCGGTGACGTCGACGAGGAGGGCGCCCAGATCCTCACCGAGCTGGACGCCGTCGGCAACACCACCAAGGCGATCACCAAGGGGATCGCGATCACCACCGCCGTGCTGGCGGCGACCGCCCTGTTCGGCGCCTACTGGCAGTCCATCAGCGACACCATGGGCGATGTGGCCACCGACGAGGCCAACGCGGACGTCTTCCAGTCCTTCCTCATCATCGACCCGCGGGCGCTGGCGGGCGTGCTGATCGGGGGTGCCGCGGTCTTCCTGTTCTCCGGCCTGGCCATCAACGCGGTCACCCGGGCTGCCGGCGCCATCGTCTTCGAGGTCCGCCGCCAGTTCCGGGAGAAGCCCGGCATCATGGACTACTCCGAGAAGCCGGACTATGCCCGCGTCGTCGACATCTGCACCCGCGACTCGCTGCGCGAGCTGACCACTCCGGGCCTGCTTGCGGTCTTCGCCCCGATCGCCGTGGGCTTCGGCCTGGGTGTGGGCGCACTGGCCGGCTACCTGGCCGGCGCGATCGGCACCGGCGTGCTGATGGCGGTCTTCCTGGCCAACTCCGGCGGCGCGTGGGACAACGCCAAGAAGATCGTCGAGGACGGCCAGTACGGCGGCAAGGGCACCGAGGCGCACGCGGCCACCGTCATCGGTGACACCGTCGGAGACCCCTTCAAGGACACCGCCGGCCCGTCCATCAACCCGTTGATCAAGGTGATGAACCTGGTCGCCCTGCTCATCGCCCCGGCCATCGTCAGCCTGACCTACGGCGAGGACAGCAACGACCTCATCCGCTGGGGCATCGCCCTCGTGTCGATCCTGGTGATCGTCGGCGCGGTCGTCGTCTCCAAGCGTCGCGACATCGCCATCGGCGAGGCACCTGACGAGGCCCACATCCTCACCGAGAGCAAGTAG
- a CDS encoding GNAT family N-acetyltransferase, which translates to MSIEESLPPGLSARPLTIADARAVYQVMADLERAEIGSADIEEADIVADWQRPSVDVPAVTLGVFAGDRMVGYAEAARDGRCDAAVHPDWHGRGIGTALARWMQHRSRELGARTVGMPVPQGGTGDRLLEALGYHVAWTSWVLRLPEGAQIEPRSLPEGQDVRAARAEEYRAVHQVVDEAFLEWADREPQTFEDFEAGVLHRPGFEPWQVRVVVGPDGVVGAAVLVMARDEDGAPVEGYVDKLAVRRDQRGQGLAQALLVDAFALAREHGAPAVGLATDSRTGALSLYEKVGMVVTQTWVHRAIGLA; encoded by the coding sequence GTGAGCATCGAGGAGAGCCTCCCGCCCGGCCTGAGCGCCCGACCGCTGACGATCGCCGACGCCCGGGCCGTCTACCAGGTGATGGCGGATCTGGAGCGGGCCGAGATCGGCTCGGCGGACATCGAGGAGGCCGACATCGTCGCCGACTGGCAGCGGCCCAGCGTCGACGTGCCGGCCGTCACCCTGGGCGTCTTCGCCGGGGACCGGATGGTCGGGTATGCCGAGGCAGCCCGGGACGGACGATGCGACGCAGCGGTCCACCCCGACTGGCACGGGCGTGGCATCGGCACGGCCCTGGCCCGGTGGATGCAGCACCGCTCCCGTGAGCTGGGGGCGCGCACGGTCGGGATGCCGGTGCCGCAGGGGGGCACCGGCGATCGGCTTCTCGAGGCCCTGGGCTACCACGTGGCCTGGACCTCCTGGGTGCTCCGCCTGCCGGAGGGTGCGCAGATCGAGCCCCGCTCGCTGCCCGAGGGGCAGGACGTCCGCGCGGCGCGGGCCGAGGAGTACCGGGCGGTCCACCAGGTCGTCGACGAGGCGTTCCTGGAGTGGGCGGACCGCGAGCCCCAGACCTTCGAGGACTTCGAGGCCGGCGTCCTGCACCGGCCGGGGTTCGAGCCGTGGCAGGTCCGGGTGGTCGTCGGTCCGGACGGGGTCGTCGGTGCGGCCGTCCTGGTGATGGCTCGGGACGAGGACGGCGCCCCCGTGGAGGGGTATGTGGACAAGCTCGCCGTGCGACGCGATCAGCGGGGTCAGGGGCTGGCCCAGGCGCTGCTGGTCGACGCCTTCGCCCTCGCCCGGGAGCACGGGGCCCCCGCCGTCGGGCTGGCGACCGACTCCCGCACCGGGGCCCTGAGCCTCTACGAGAAGGTCGGCATGGTGGTGACCCAGACCTGGGTGCACCGGGCGATCGGCCTTGCCTGA